Part of the Methanobacterium formicicum DSM 3637 genome, CTAAATTTTCTTTTAAGAATTCGAATACTTTCTCGATTTTCCATCTTGTTCGGCGTAAATCTTCCCATTTGGGAAGTAATTCGAATAATCGGTTTCGTAATTCCTGATATATTGTTCCGGATTTATTTTCATAGTTAAAATAATCTAACGGATTGATTATTTTATCTTTTAACACTTCTAAGGTTGGTTTTTTCCTTGGAAATACTAACGGAACGATTTTGTATTTGTTTATTCCAGTTAAGTAATTACAGGCACTGTAAAATCCTTTATCTGCAATTACTAATTGTCCTTTTCTGAGTAATCTTCTCTTTTTTAGTTCATACATTATTTTGTCAAATATTTTCGCGTCGTTGGGTGAACCGGGATAGATTAGTATTGCTAATGGCCTTAATGTTTCATGTTCTACTGCTATTGTCATCTGAAAGCCTGCATAATGGCCTTTAGAGGTAGAAAAGCCTCTTTTGTAGTCTTTATCAAGGCATGTTTGCTTTGAAATATACTTTCCATTAAACTTTAAATCAATGATGATTGCGGTTGAATCGAGTAAAATAGTTTTAAGACCTCGTATTTTTTTAAATTCTAGTTTATTTAGTGTTTTTAATGCTAATTCTAGGTATTTTTGTTCATTTTTTCGTGAATAAACCTCTCTGATTTGTTTTAATGTTAATGGGTTGTTAATATTTAAGAATTTCCT contains:
- a CDS encoding transposase; translated protein: MNIPLNPDSKDPIWTLFGKVIKLIDSRSFQQELARNKLQSIERYQTMLKIILLASYFNLEVSHVHSEVENREKLRKFLNINNPLTLKQIREVYSRKNEQKYLELALKTLNKLEFKKIRGLKTILLDSTAIIIDLKFNGKYISKQTCLDKDYKRGFSTSKGHYAGFQMTIAVEHETLRPLAILIYPGSPNDAKIFDKIMYELKKRRLLRKGQLVIADKGFYSACNYLTGINKYKIVPLVFPRKKPTLEVLKDKIINPLDYFNYENKSGTIYQELRNRLFELLPKWEDLRRTRWKIEKVFEFLKENLGLGHIHAYTKRSVYKKAYLNVLLLGILISNGQNEIKEIYTIQNFT